The window GATATGGGGTGTACCTGTAGCTAAAATCTAGTTTGCTCCACTCAGTTGCTTTGGGATCCATGATTTTCCTTTCTAATTAAATCCGCTTCCTTCATCAGGAAGATCGAAATGTCTGCCTGTCGGGAAAAAACATTCAACAATCAAAAAGTAACATTGACAAATGTCATGCCATTGAAATTTCTTTGTGTTTGCCTGTCTTTATTGTAGCGTTAGAAAGACAATTCGTGTTTTAACAGAAATGATGGTTTTTGCCACTGTCCAATTCCTAAAATTGGAAAAGGCTTCGGAAGTTCTTTATTAGAATTAGGAATTAAAAGTTTGTTTGGCAAATCAACTCTCACATATAATATTGTTGTGGAAACAATGGAAATTTATCTTTAATATCGAATATGAAGGATGTAAAAAAACGATGATTCCTTGTAATTAAAAAAGAAATTGGCAGAGAAATTGATATGTTCATAAGAACATACGATGTTTTGAAAAATTGACTGAAATCAACCCAATAAACTCATCAGGAGGTTTTTATGCACAAGAAACTATTTATTCCAGGCCCAGTGGATGTTCGTCCAGAAATCCTTTCCGCAATGGCAACGCCGATGATCGGGCATCGGAGCAAGAATGCATCCGCTCTTCAGCAAGGTATTTCTGAAAAACTTCAGAAGGTTTTTTACACACAAAATCCGATTTTGCTCTCAACGACTTCTGGTACAGGACTGATGGAGGGATCGATTCGGAGTTGTACGGCAAAACGAGCCGTCGTCTTTTCGGTCGGCGCATTCGGAGACCGTTGGGCGCAGTTGGCAAAATCCAACAACGTTCCGCATGATTGTGTCAAAGCTGAATGGGGACAGCCGACGACTCCGGAGATTGTCGATGAATATCTTTCGACTGGGAAATATGATGTGTTTACCATTACCCACAATGAAACTTCTACCGGTTTGATGAATCCTATCGAAGCTATTGCCGAAGTTCGGAAAAAATACCCGGATATCATCTGGTTGGTCGATGCAGTTTCGTCAATGGCTGGCACCAGAATCGAAGTCGATAAACTCGGAATTGATGTTTGCATTACTTCCACGCAAAAGGCGATCGGCTTACCGCCGGGAATGTCGATTTGCTCGGCATCAATGAAAGCGCTGGAACATGCTAAATTAGTCGAATTTCGCGGGTCGTATCTTGACATCGTGGAACTCTATTCCTACGTTCTGAAAAAACCCTATCAATATCCCAGCACGCCGTCGCTTTCGCACATGTTCGCGCTGGATAAACAACTCGACTATATTTTAGATGTCGAAGGCTTGGAAAATCGGTACGCGCGTCATCTCGAAATGGCGAAAATCACTCGCGCTTGGGCAAACGAACGA is drawn from Candidatus Marinimicrobia bacterium CG08_land_8_20_14_0_20_45_22 and contains these coding sequences:
- a CDS encoding aminotransferase; protein product: MHKKLFIPGPVDVRPEILSAMATPMIGHRSKNASALQQGISEKLQKVFYTQNPILLSTTSGTGLMEGSIRSCTAKRAVVFSVGAFGDRWAQLAKSNNVPHDCVKAEWGQPTTPEIVDEYLSTGKYDVFTITHNETSTGLMNPIEAIAEVRKKYPDIIWLVDAVSSMAGTRIEVDKLGIDVCITSTQKAIGLPPGMSICSASMKALEHAKLVEFRGSYLDIVELYSYVLKKPYQYPSTPSLSHMFALDKQLDYILDVEGLENRYARHLEMAKITRAWANERFEVFPAKGFESVTLTTIRNTRGISVADLNKKIGEVGYEISNGYGDLKEKTFRIAHMADRTVAELKELLNVIDETLTKMV